A single region of the Thermodesulfatator indicus DSM 15286 genome encodes:
- a CDS encoding response regulator: MFWGIYKLKQQLMKERQDTIRLILRHTAQIITPPLKYKVKSEIERILQDLVRFEFIKGAKVVWEEPTVYKELGELDAVIKKKEPHKIKKFTIIRGDMDGKIISYQFEDRSGMKATLEVAINDRLYQKIIKNIVVNFAIIGLFSTVLLCVVIYFYYYYIVASILRLVEHIRKIRTEETLKPVVLEKGPKEIIELVQVFNELIENINKYRNHLEKILEQWKSEAVKAKSASQAKTKFLANVSHEIRTPMTAAMGMLEMLKEESSLADKEKLRHLEVALKSLGALIEETLDFAKLEEGKEEIKEETFNITELGKEIHELFEIEAQKKNLVFEVFISLDIPKELRGDISKIRQIIINLISNAIKFTDKGKITLRIFPEKVGEKFIWLHFEVKDTGCGIPPSELEKIFNPYERLEDLYNKPYPGTGLGLAISKRLAELLGGKLWAESEGLGRGAIFHLLIPLKRAESDSPIQKTPPKKLKGKVLLAEDNPVNQLYFKRVLEKLGLNVEVASDGLEALNVINEKHFDLIILDIRMPGLSGLEIVKRIRKKGISIPIIALTAHSVSEIEKEALASGFDDFLQKPISREELAQKLAKWLS; the protein is encoded by the coding sequence ATGTTTTGGGGGATTTATAAGCTCAAACAACAGTTAATGAAAGAAAGGCAGGATACTATCAGATTGATTTTAAGACATACTGCTCAAATTATTACTCCTCCGTTAAAGTATAAAGTTAAAAGTGAAATAGAAAGGATACTTCAAGATTTAGTAAGATTTGAGTTTATAAAAGGAGCTAAAGTTGTCTGGGAGGAGCCAACAGTATATAAAGAACTTGGAGAATTAGATGCAGTAATTAAAAAGAAAGAACCTCATAAAATTAAAAAATTTACAATAATAAGAGGAGATATGGATGGCAAAATAATATCGTATCAGTTTGAAGATAGAAGTGGAATGAAAGCTACTTTAGAAGTGGCTATTAATGATAGATTATATCAAAAAATAATAAAAAATATAGTGGTTAATTTTGCTATTATCGGTTTGTTTTCGACTGTTCTATTATGTGTAGTTATTTATTTCTACTATTATTATATTGTTGCCTCTATACTGAGGTTAGTGGAGCATATTAGAAAAATTAGGACAGAAGAAACTCTAAAGCCCGTTGTTTTAGAGAAGGGGCCAAAGGAAATAATTGAATTAGTACAGGTATTTAATGAGCTTATTGAAAACATTAATAAATATAGGAATCATTTAGAAAAAATTTTAGAACAATGGAAAAGCGAGGCAGTAAAAGCTAAAAGTGCTAGTCAGGCTAAAACTAAATTTTTGGCAAATGTTTCTCATGAGATTAGAACTCCTATGACAGCGGCTATGGGTATGCTTGAAATGTTAAAAGAGGAAAGTTCTTTGGCCGATAAAGAGAAGCTTAGACATCTAGAAGTTGCGCTTAAAAGTCTAGGTGCTCTTATTGAGGAAACTTTAGATTTTGCCAAACTCGAGGAAGGTAAAGAGGAAATCAAAGAAGAAACATTTAATATTACTGAACTAGGAAAAGAAATACACGAATTATTTGAAATAGAGGCCCAAAAAAAGAATCTGGTTTTTGAGGTTTTTATTTCTCTCGATATTCCTAAAGAATTAAGAGGAGATATTTCTAAAATTAGGCAAATAATAATAAATCTTATCTCCAATGCCATTAAATTTACTGATAAAGGGAAAATTACCCTTCGGATTTTTCCTGAAAAAGTTGGAGAAAAATTTATCTGGTTGCATTTTGAAGTTAAAGATACTGGTTGTGGTATACCTCCTTCAGAACTTGAAAAGATTTTTAATCCTTATGAAAGGTTAGAAGATTTATATAATAAACCTTATCCAGGAACAGGGTTGGGGTTGGCTATATCAAAGAGGTTGGCCGAGCTTCTTGGCGGTAAGCTATGGGCAGAGAGTGAGGGGCTTGGTAGGGGGGCTATATTCCACCTTTTGATTCCTTTAAAAAGGGCTGAAAGTGATTCCCCTATACAAAAAACTCCTCCCAAAAAACTTAAAGGAAAAGTACTTCTTGCTGAAGATAACCCCGTGAACCAGCTATATTTTAAGCGAGTATTAGAAAAGCTAGGGCTTAATGTAGAAGTCGCTTCAGATGGCCTGGAAGCCCTTAACGTCATTAATGAGAAGCATTTCGACCTTATCATTCTTGATATTCGTATGCCCGGGTTAAGTGGGCTTGAAATTGTTAAACGAATACGCAAGAAAGGTATTTCTATTCCTATTATAGCCCTTACGGCTCATAGCGTCAGTGAAATAGAAAAAGAAGCCTTAGCCTCTGGTTTTGACGATTTTTTGCAAAAACCTATTTCCCGCGAGGAACTTGCTCAAAAATTGGCCAAATGGTTATCTTAA
- the groL gene encoding chaperonin GroEL (60 kDa chaperone family; promotes refolding of misfolded polypeptides especially under stressful conditions; forms two stacked rings of heptamers to form a barrel-shaped 14mer; ends can be capped by GroES; misfolded proteins enter the barrel where they are refolded when GroES binds), protein MAAKEILYGQKAREALLSGVNKLADAVKVTLGPKGRNVVLEKAFGSPTITKDGVTVAKEIELECKFENMGAQMVKEVASKTSDVAGDGTTTATILAQSIFREGTKLVTAGINPMALKRGIDKAVDVVVKELEKIAKPCKTRQEIAQVATISANNDPEIGNIIADAMDKVGKEGVITVEESKSLDTYLEVVEGMQFDRGYISPYFVTDPDKMECVLEDAYILIYDKKISSMKDLLPILEQVVRSGKPLLVIAEDVEGEALATLVVNKIRGVLQCCAVKAPGFGERRKAMLEDIAILTGGQVISEELGFKLENATLDQLGRARRIIVDKEHTTIVDGAGSKEAIEARVKQIRAQIEETTSDYDREKLQERLAKLVGGVAVIYVGAATETEMKEKKARVEDALNATKAAVEEGIVPGGGTAFIRCIPALDNVEADGDEKHGVAIIRRALEEPLRQIAYNAGFEGSIIVEKVKSESGAVGFDAATGEFKDLMEAGIIDPKKVSRTALQNAASISGLLLTTEAMVAEKPKEEKGGNTPPTPEF, encoded by the coding sequence ATGGCGGCAAAAGAAATTCTTTACGGCCAGAAAGCTAGAGAAGCTCTGCTCTCTGGTGTAAATAAACTTGCTGATGCGGTAAAGGTAACTCTTGGTCCTAAGGGCCGTAACGTAGTATTGGAGAAGGCCTTTGGTTCTCCTACCATTACCAAAGACGGTGTCACTGTAGCCAAAGAGATTGAGCTTGAATGCAAGTTCGAAAACATGGGTGCTCAGATGGTCAAAGAGGTAGCTTCTAAGACCAGCGATGTAGCTGGTGACGGAACCACTACGGCTACCATTTTGGCCCAGAGCATCTTCCGTGAGGGTACCAAGCTGGTTACCGCTGGTATCAACCCCATGGCCCTTAAGCGTGGTATTGATAAAGCGGTTGATGTAGTGGTAAAAGAGCTCGAAAAAATTGCTAAGCCCTGCAAGACTCGTCAGGAAATTGCTCAGGTAGCTACTATCTCTGCTAACAATGATCCTGAGATCGGAAACATCATCGCCGACGCCATGGATAAAGTCGGCAAAGAAGGTGTTATCACCGTTGAAGAGTCCAAGAGCCTTGATACCTATCTTGAAGTAGTGGAAGGTATGCAGTTTGATCGTGGTTACATTTCTCCTTATTTCGTAACTGATCCTGACAAGATGGAATGCGTTCTTGAGGACGCTTACATCCTGATTTATGACAAAAAGATCAGCTCCATGAAGGATCTTCTGCCCATTCTGGAACAGGTAGTGCGTTCCGGTAAGCCTCTTCTCGTCATTGCTGAGGACGTAGAAGGTGAAGCTCTAGCTACTCTCGTGGTCAACAAAATCCGTGGAGTACTTCAGTGCTGCGCGGTTAAAGCTCCTGGGTTTGGTGAACGCCGTAAGGCCATGCTTGAGGATATCGCTATCTTGACCGGTGGCCAGGTAATTTCTGAAGAGCTTGGCTTCAAGCTTGAAAATGCTACTCTTGACCAGCTTGGTCGGGCTCGTCGCATAATTGTTGATAAAGAGCACACCACCATTGTAGATGGTGCTGGCTCTAAAGAGGCTATTGAGGCTCGCGTGAAGCAGATTCGTGCTCAGATTGAAGAAACCACCTCTGACTATGACCGTGAAAAGCTACAGGAGCGTTTGGCTAAGCTCGTAGGTGGTGTAGCGGTTATCTACGTTGGTGCCGCTACTGAAACCGAAATGAAAGAAAAGAAAGCTCGCGTGGAAGATGCCTTAAACGCTACCAAAGCGGCGGTAGAAGAGGGTATTGTCCCTGGTGGTGGAACGGCTTTTATCCGCTGCATCCCGGCCCTTGATAACGTGGAGGCCGACGGAGATGAAAAGCATGGTGTGGCCATTATTCGCCGTGCTTTAGAAGAACCTCTTCGTCAGATTGCCTATAACGCCGGCTTTGAAGGTTCTATTATCGTAGAAAAAGTTAAATCTGAAAGTGGAGCGGTAGGTTTTGACGCGGCTACCGGTGAATTTAAAGACCTTATGGAAGCCGGTATCATCGATCCTAAGAAGGTAAGCCGTACGGCTCTTCAGAATGCGGCATCTATCTCTGGTCTCTTGTTAACTACTGAGGCCATGGTAGCCGAAAAACCCAAAGAGGAAAAAGGCGGAAACACCCCGCCAACTCCTGAGTTCTAA
- the lspA gene encoding signal peptidase II — MERFSQKYFFITALAVAIVDQATKIFFQKLLAPGEIKIIIPGFFNLVHVWNPGVAFGFFGNSPHWARYLLMGINLVAATGLYWLARNKARSMQIFCGLVAGGAIGNFIDRFYHSRVFDFLDFHIGPYHWPAFNLADTSITLGVLGLIFIFSKEGN, encoded by the coding sequence ATGGAAAGATTTTCTCAAAAATATTTTTTCATAACCGCCCTGGCCGTAGCCATTGTTGACCAGGCTACAAAAATATTTTTTCAAAAATTACTGGCCCCGGGAGAGATAAAAATAATAATCCCGGGGTTTTTCAACCTAGTCCATGTGTGGAATCCCGGAGTTGCTTTTGGTTTTTTCGGTAATTCTCCCCACTGGGCCAGATATTTACTGATGGGTATAAATCTTGTAGCGGCTACCGGTCTTTATTGGTTGGCCAGAAATAAAGCCAGATCCATGCAAATTTTTTGTGGGCTGGTAGCGGGAGGGGCTATTGGCAATTTTATTGACCGTTTTTACCACAGCCGGGTATTCGATTTTCTTGACTTTCATATAGGCCCATATCACTGGCCGGCTTTCAACCTGGCAGACACATCTATAACTTTAGGAGTTCTGGGCCTTATCTTTATCTTTTCAAAAGAAGGAAATTAA
- a CDS encoding TonB-dependent receptor produces the protein MFFFFTISATWASDKTDDLENFLKKATSTAFELGLNIDDYPSSFTVFDRQLIERTGATTIAELLRFVPGIEVIRENNGSFHLIIRGNYSDRRVLILWDGQPLNVLHTRRALFFIGALPVDILERIEISRGPSSAVYGSYAVGGVINLIPRKWNNGGEIGGAIGSFKSKRGFASAGFIKNGFDFQISVGASDSEGDKFVVKDVIGIPGEVNTAQGTNWQEFRIRKDNFTFKFFRFFVDLTHYYGITDRLARSDNPETQAEQIGGQFAYNLDLISGINTSFYLNWRENNIDYGKYYIFHQFPPETIINIPASDQPTLATEKIKLQEFTLGTKFHYSYHKHHLTWGLETLKNSIRSVEFYANRSVPDLTPLGELVRQKDPWPHVSEKMWAIYFQDRWEISPKNELNLGLRYDKYSGFKGQWSPRLVLIHRFSERFLTKLIYGHGFRVPDLDALYNNHYPLVSGNPNLKPEKLDSLETVFIWKPTQRQRISFSCYRMWLRDVLGRRAPTNLPGWHFRQGGDENVLGTEITYRYQGINWDIYLYGSYQWGENEFDEPRPYVANVLAGGILSYSFSFLPLEVNLGINYVGPRWRDKHNPVDPEASSFVPDLRPKLKGYTNVNLKLIYKLSSRVTIWTGGTNILNADIRYPSSYGAIPDDYREAGRYMEAGIKINF, from the coding sequence TTGTTCTTTTTTTTTACTATATCTGCCACTTGGGCTAGCGATAAAACCGACGACCTTGAAAACTTTCTTAAAAAGGCTACCAGTACCGCCTTTGAGTTAGGCCTAAATATAGATGATTACCCTTCCTCTTTCACTGTTTTTGACCGTCAATTAATAGAACGTACCGGAGCAACCACTATTGCTGAACTATTACGATTTGTCCCGGGAATAGAAGTAATTCGAGAAAACAATGGTTCTTTTCATCTGATTATTAGAGGAAATTATTCAGACCGTAGGGTCTTGATACTCTGGGATGGCCAGCCGCTAAATGTGCTTCATACTAGAAGAGCTCTATTTTTTATAGGAGCTTTGCCCGTAGATATCCTTGAAAGAATTGAGATTTCAAGAGGTCCTTCTTCAGCTGTTTATGGTTCCTATGCTGTAGGAGGAGTTATTAATTTAATACCAAGAAAATGGAACAATGGTGGAGAAATAGGCGGAGCTATAGGAAGTTTTAAAAGTAAACGAGGCTTCGCTTCAGCTGGTTTTATAAAAAACGGCTTTGATTTTCAAATAAGTGTAGGAGCAAGTGATAGTGAAGGAGATAAGTTTGTCGTAAAAGATGTAATTGGTATTCCAGGTGAGGTAAATACCGCTCAAGGAACTAACTGGCAGGAGTTTCGTATTAGAAAAGATAACTTTACTTTCAAATTTTTTCGATTCTTTGTTGATTTGACTCACTATTACGGCATAACAGATCGTCTGGCACGTTCGGATAATCCAGAAACTCAGGCCGAACAAATTGGAGGTCAATTTGCCTACAATTTAGATTTAATATCAGGCATAAATACTTCCTTTTATCTTAACTGGAGGGAAAATAATATAGATTACGGCAAATATTATATATTTCATCAATTCCCTCCTGAAACCATCATAAATATACCAGCTAGTGATCAGCCTACTCTTGCCACTGAAAAGATAAAATTACAAGAATTTACCTTGGGAACCAAGTTCCATTATAGCTACCATAAACACCATTTAACCTGGGGATTAGAAACCCTAAAGAACAGTATTCGTTCAGTTGAATTTTACGCCAATAGAAGTGTGCCAGATCTAACCCCTCTAGGAGAACTTGTACGGCAAAAAGATCCTTGGCCTCATGTCTCTGAAAAAATGTGGGCTATTTATTTTCAAGATCGCTGGGAAATATCTCCTAAAAACGAACTAAATTTAGGCCTTCGTTATGATAAATATAGTGGTTTTAAAGGGCAATGGAGCCCTCGTTTAGTGCTAATTCATCGTTTTTCAGAACGTTTTTTAACCAAGTTGATATATGGCCATGGTTTTCGAGTCCCTGACTTAGATGCTTTATATAATAACCACTACCCTCTGGTTTCAGGGAACCCAAATCTCAAGCCCGAAAAGCTGGATTCCCTTGAAACGGTATTTATTTGGAAACCTACCCAAAGACAAAGGATTAGTTTTAGTTGCTACCGTATGTGGTTAAGAGATGTTTTGGGACGACGAGCTCCGACAAATTTGCCAGGCTGGCATTTTCGGCAAGGAGGTGACGAAAATGTTTTGGGGACAGAGATTACCTATCGTTACCAGGGTATAAACTGGGATATCTATCTTTATGGTAGTTATCAGTGGGGAGAAAATGAGTTTGACGAGCCTAGACCTTATGTAGCTAATGTATTGGCAGGAGGAATCCTTTCATACTCCTTTAGTTTTTTGCCTTTAGAAGTAAATCTGGGTATAAATTACGTAGGTCCCAGATGGCGGGACAAACACAATCCCGTTGATCCAGAAGCTTCTTCTTTTGTTCCAGATCTTCGTCCTAAACTAAAAGGATATACTAACGTCAATCTTAAACTGATTTATAAACTTTCTTCTCGAGTAACTATTTGGACAGGTGGAACTAATATTTTGAATGCTGATATTCGCTATCCTTCAAGTTATGGTGCTATTCCTGATGATTACCGTGAAGCAGGACGATATATGGAAGCAGGTATAAAAATTAATTTTTAA
- a CDS encoding YfiR/HmsC family protein, whose product MGGRFFLFIVVVILIVGAKNLSASSLITIESQKARLTLILLTKLIKLEKNLKNKNRIKILVFLPQNQSAFQDQNIVNEAVKNFLRENKHIFEPIYVSSVNKAKEIIQEKHIDVVYIAGLDKSIKDLIDLANKKGILTISHIIELVPKGVAISLDLERRKACILANAKTWKELKLKFPPQVLSKITFTFEYDGL is encoded by the coding sequence GTGGGCGGGCGATTTTTTTTATTTATAGTAGTAGTTATACTGATAGTTGGCGCAAAAAACTTGTCAGCAAGTTCTCTGATTACTATAGAATCCCAAAAGGCTCGTTTGACTTTAATTCTTTTAACTAAACTTATAAAGTTAGAAAAAAATTTAAAAAATAAAAATAGAATTAAAATTTTGGTTTTTTTGCCACAAAATCAAAGTGCTTTTCAAGATCAAAATATTGTTAACGAAGCTGTTAAAAATTTTTTGCGAGAAAATAAGCACATTTTTGAACCAATCTACGTCAGTTCAGTTAATAAAGCAAAAGAAATTATTCAAGAAAAACATATTGATGTAGTTTATATTGCTGGACTAGACAAAAGTATCAAAGATCTTATAGATTTAGCTAATAAAAAGGGAATTTTAACTATCTCTCATATTATAGAATTAGTCCCTAAGGGAGTTGCTATCTCACTTGATCTGGAAAGAAGAAAGGCATGTATTTTAGCTAATGCTAAGACTTGGAAAGAATTAAAGCTTAAATTCCCTCCACAAGTTTTAAGTAAAATAACCTTTACTTTTGAATATGATGGTCTGTAA
- the groES gene encoding co-chaperone GroES, producing MKVKPLHDRILVQRIEEEERTKSGIIIPDTAKEKPIMGKVIAVGDGRILENGQKLPLSVKEGDRILFGKYAGTEVKIEGEEYLIMREDDVLAIIED from the coding sequence ATGAAAGTAAAACCGCTTCATGATCGCATTCTTGTCCAGCGCATTGAGGAGGAAGAGCGCACTAAAAGTGGCATCATTATCCCTGATACCGCTAAAGAAAAGCCTATCATGGGTAAAGTTATTGCTGTTGGCGATGGTCGTATTCTTGAAAATGGTCAGAAGTTGCCTCTCAGTGTAAAAGAAGGCGATCGCATTCTTTTCGGCAAATATGCCGGCACAGAAGTTAAGATTGAAGGTGAAGAATATCTTATTATGCGCGAAGATGATGTTCTTGCCATTATTGAAGACTAA
- the ileS gene encoding isoleucine--tRNA ligase, whose amino-acid sequence MNEKVEWKDTLNLPRTDFPMKANLTKKEPEFLKWWDEINLFKKLLTYRQGAPLYVLHDGPPYANGHIHMGTALNKVLKDIIVKSRHKAGFNSPYVPGWDCHGLPIELNVEKELKVKRGELPKLTIRKRCREYAERWIAIQREEFKRLGVIGDWENPYLTMSYDYEATIAREFVNFLAQGSVYRRKKPVFWCPHCVTALAEAEVEYEPHRSPSIYVKFPLAEDAYEVLPDELKKERVFIVIWTTTPWTLPANLAIALNPEFKYVAVKLNEEVLILAEGRLSALAAELDLEKVPPILAYVDPKALEKKHAKHPFLPRESLLVLADYVTLEAGTGCVHSAPGHGEEDYETALKYGLDIYAPVSPEGFFDEDIPEVGGKHIFKANDEIIEILKREGKLLKAGEIEHSYPHCWRCKKPVIYRATEQWFISMEANNLRQRALEWIEKVRWIPHWGKNRIKSMIEKRPDWCLSRQRSWGVPLTVFICNKCGEFLRDKKYYEKVLALFEENGADVWFEKEVSELLPEGAVCPKCGSKDFRKEEDILDVWFDSGVSFAAVLERREELKFPANLYLEGTDQHRGWFHSSLLCAVGTRGRAPYEGVLTHGFVVDGQGRKMSKSLGNVIPPEKIIKRYGAEILRLWVAAEDYRDDIRLSDEILNRLTEAYRKIRNTCRFMLGNLFDFDPEKDLIPLEELPDFERYILFRLSKLISRCLKAYDDYEFHIVTHGIHQFCAVDLSAIFIDISRDTLYCESPGAPSRRAVQTVLYHALSAITRLMAPILSFTAEEIWRYIPGQNKEESVHLASFPEPFVTKLDDDFLKKWEKLMDIRSEITKALEIVRKERKIIGNSLEAEVILSAEQKELLNFLEENREMLAYLAIVSKLQVAAKLEPKEDEVFYQGEEMPELKVLVKRAPGEKCERCWKWSEEVGQNEKGLKVCPRCYKVLEESWKDFLKNIFS is encoded by the coding sequence ATGAACGAAAAAGTAGAATGGAAAGATACTCTTAATCTTCCTCGTACTGACTTTCCGATGAAGGCCAATTTAACCAAAAAAGAACCAGAATTTCTTAAATGGTGGGACGAGATAAATCTTTTTAAAAAATTATTAACCTATCGGCAGGGTGCACCTCTTTATGTCCTTCACGATGGCCCGCCTTATGCTAATGGCCATATTCATATGGGTACAGCCCTAAACAAGGTCTTAAAAGATATAATCGTCAAATCCAGGCACAAAGCAGGTTTTAATAGTCCTTACGTGCCTGGATGGGACTGCCATGGTCTTCCCATTGAACTAAATGTAGAAAAAGAACTCAAAGTGAAACGGGGAGAGCTACCTAAACTCACTATCCGCAAACGCTGTCGGGAATACGCCGAGCGCTGGATAGCTATACAGCGCGAAGAATTCAAACGCCTTGGCGTTATTGGAGACTGGGAAAACCCCTATCTTACCATGAGCTATGATTACGAGGCCACTATTGCCCGGGAATTCGTAAATTTTTTGGCCCAAGGCTCAGTTTATCGCCGCAAAAAGCCGGTTTTCTGGTGCCCGCATTGCGTAACGGCTTTGGCAGAAGCTGAAGTAGAATACGAGCCCCATCGCTCACCTTCTATTTATGTGAAATTTCCTCTGGCTGAAGACGCCTATGAAGTCTTACCTGATGAGTTAAAAAAAGAAAGGGTCTTTATTGTTATCTGGACCACTACACCCTGGACTCTTCCTGCTAACCTGGCCATTGCCTTGAATCCTGAGTTCAAATATGTGGCGGTAAAACTTAATGAAGAAGTTCTTATCTTGGCTGAGGGTAGGCTTTCTGCCCTGGCCGCTGAATTGGACCTTGAAAAGGTGCCACCTATTCTTGCTTATGTTGACCCTAAGGCCTTGGAGAAGAAGCATGCCAAACATCCCTTTTTGCCGCGCGAGTCTCTCTTGGTTCTTGCCGATTATGTAACCCTTGAAGCGGGAACCGGTTGTGTCCATAGTGCTCCGGGCCACGGTGAAGAAGACTACGAAACTGCTCTTAAGTATGGCCTGGATATCTACGCCCCGGTAAGCCCTGAGGGCTTTTTTGACGAAGACATCCCTGAAGTTGGCGGTAAGCACATCTTTAAAGCCAATGACGAGATAATAGAAATTCTCAAAAGAGAAGGAAAGCTTTTGAAAGCAGGCGAAATAGAACACAGTTACCCCCACTGCTGGCGTTGTAAGAAGCCTGTTATTTACCGGGCTACGGAACAGTGGTTTATCTCTATGGAAGCTAATAATCTGCGCCAAAGGGCCCTTGAATGGATTGAAAAAGTGCGCTGGATCCCTCACTGGGGGAAAAATCGTATTAAAAGTATGATTGAAAAGCGGCCTGACTGGTGTCTCTCCCGCCAGCGTTCCTGGGGGGTACCTTTAACAGTCTTTATCTGTAATAAATGCGGAGAATTTTTACGGGATAAAAAATACTACGAAAAAGTCCTGGCCCTTTTTGAAGAAAATGGCGCGGACGTATGGTTTGAAAAAGAAGTATCTGAGCTTCTCCCCGAAGGAGCTGTTTGTCCTAAATGTGGTAGTAAGGATTTTCGTAAAGAGGAAGATATCCTTGATGTGTGGTTTGATTCCGGGGTCTCTTTTGCTGCGGTCCTTGAAAGACGAGAAGAACTTAAATTTCCTGCAAACTTATATTTGGAGGGTACTGACCAACATCGTGGTTGGTTTCATAGCTCTCTTCTTTGTGCTGTAGGCACGCGAGGTCGTGCTCCTTATGAAGGGGTTTTGACTCACGGGTTTGTGGTTGATGGCCAGGGAAGAAAAATGTCTAAGTCCCTTGGCAATGTCATTCCTCCTGAAAAAATAATAAAACGCTACGGAGCAGAGATTTTACGGCTCTGGGTAGCGGCGGAAGATTATCGCGACGATATTCGCCTTTCAGACGAAATACTAAATCGATTGACCGAGGCTTATCGTAAAATTCGCAATACCTGCCGTTTTATGCTTGGCAACCTCTTTGATTTTGACCCTGAAAAAGACTTGATACCTTTAGAGGAGCTTCCAGACTTTGAGCGTTATATTCTATTCCGTCTTTCAAAGCTGATTTCTCGTTGTCTCAAGGCTTACGATGATTACGAATTTCACATTGTAACCCACGGAATTCACCAGTTTTGTGCGGTGGATTTGTCGGCCATCTTTATAGATATAAGCCGGGATACCCTTTATTGCGAAAGCCCTGGGGCACCTTCTCGTCGGGCGGTACAAACTGTGCTTTATCATGCGCTATCAGCTATTACGAGGCTTATGGCTCCCATCCTTTCTTTTACGGCCGAAGAAATCTGGCGCTATATTCCTGGCCAGAATAAAGAAGAAAGTGTTCATTTGGCTTCTTTTCCTGAGCCCTTTGTTACCAAGCTTGACGATGATTTTCTCAAAAAATGGGAAAAACTTATGGATATTCGTAGTGAAATAACTAAAGCTTTGGAAATTGTCCGTAAGGAACGAAAAATAATCGGTAATTCTCTTGAAGCCGAGGTAATATTGTCTGCCGAGCAAAAAGAACTTCTTAACTTTTTAGAAGAAAATAGAGAAATGCTTGCTTATTTAGCCATTGTATCTAAGCTACAGGTGGCTGCTAAACTAGAACCCAAAGAAGACGAAGTCTTTTATCAGGGTGAAGAAATGCCAGAACTTAAAGTTTTGGTAAAACGAGCTCCTGGTGAGAAGTGTGAACGTTGCTGGAAGTGGAGTGAAGAGGTCGGTCAAAACGAAAAGGGACTTAAAGTCTGCCCGCGTTGTTATAAAGTGCTTGAGGAGTCATGGAAAGATTTTCTCAAAAATATTTTTTCATAA